In Candidatus Yanofskybacteria bacterium, the following proteins share a genomic window:
- a CDS encoding AMP-binding protein, giving the protein MNISSLFEKRLERVNLQKTAIVLLKADGTEEKYSWYNYQEKAMCVAEWLSKQGIKRGDFVAIIPLNLPDSFFALLGIILIGAVPVPINVQLLKEKGLVDLRKIIDDCKPKLVLANESLYELMPEIDPYLIEGIIARTELLLLKSNKPRSYYYRFYTAMGENDLLIMPYTSGTSGQPKGVMLTQKNILNRLEAITAALEATEEERILSYLPLGHIAELVATFFGQIYAGYTVYFTEHVKEAIKNPEKLRKNFPIVLQQVKPTIFIGVPKIWTSFRKSIEAQIKKLPMHGLIIPQWLKKRAIKKKLGFRKTRIFVSAAAKISGDDLEFFDKLGIRVDDIYGQTETAGPLTFNGVPLGPNNKMCVKEEEIVVVGDCVMAGYFQNPSANEQVFSKNEVGEVIYHTGDTCRKDGEKIFWTGRLGNGFKLANGEYVNPEKIEFIEEEIRKIDPRINEAVICGVNRPHLVALIFIDGNSEFRELSEKIKLRLPQVGEGIHKLKNFVLLNNTELEMTPTMKIKKNSLLKKFELTVNQMYRST; this is encoded by the coding sequence ATGAATATTTCATCGCTTTTTGAAAAACGCTTAGAACGGGTTAATCTTCAAAAAACAGCAATAGTACTTCTAAAAGCCGACGGCACAGAAGAAAAGTATTCTTGGTACAATTATCAAGAGAAAGCAATGTGTGTAGCCGAATGGCTAAGTAAACAAGGAATAAAAAGAGGGGATTTTGTAGCAATCATCCCGCTTAATTTGCCAGATTCATTTTTCGCACTATTGGGTATAATCCTGATCGGTGCCGTTCCGGTACCAATCAACGTTCAGCTTCTTAAAGAAAAGGGGTTGGTTGATTTAAGAAAAATAATTGACGACTGCAAACCAAAGTTAGTTTTGGCCAACGAATCCCTGTATGAATTAATGCCGGAAATAGATCCTTATTTGATTGAGGGTATTATCGCGAGAACCGAATTACTCCTATTAAAATCTAACAAACCTCGGTCATATTATTATCGCTTTTACACCGCAATGGGAGAAAACGACCTGCTTATTATGCCATACACTTCCGGCACTTCGGGACAGCCAAAGGGTGTTATGCTAACACAAAAAAACATATTAAACCGCCTTGAAGCTATCACTGCCGCCCTAGAAGCGACGGAAGAAGAAAGAATTTTATCATATTTGCCTCTTGGCCACATAGCCGAATTGGTCGCCACTTTTTTTGGGCAAATTTACGCCGGCTACACCGTTTATTTCACTGAACACGTGAAAGAAGCTATAAAAAACCCCGAAAAACTAAGAAAAAATTTTCCAATTGTTCTTCAGCAAGTCAAACCAACAATTTTTATAGGAGTTCCGAAGATTTGGACCAGTTTTAGAAAAAGTATTGAAGCTCAAATTAAAAAATTACCGATGCATGGTTTGATAATACCGCAGTGGCTAAAAAAACGCGCAATTAAGAAAAAACTAGGTTTTAGAAAAACAAGGATTTTTGTGAGTGCGGCCGCTAAAATAAGCGGCGATGACCTGGAATTCTTTGACAAGTTGGGTATACGAGTAGACGACATATACGGACAAACTGAAACTGCCGGACCCCTAACATTTAACGGCGTGCCGCTTGGCCCAAACAACAAAATGTGTGTTAAAGAAGAAGAGATAGTGGTGGTTGGGGACTGTGTTATGGCCGGATATTTCCAAAACCCTTCGGCAAATGAACAGGTTTTCAGTAAAAACGAAGTGGGCGAGGTTATTTATCACACCGGCGATACCTGCAGAAAAGACGGTGAAAAAATTTTTTGGACTGGCAGGCTCGGCAATGGCTTCAAATTGGCAAATGGTGAGTACGTGAATCCGGAAAAAATTGAATTCATTGAAGAGGAAATCAGAAAAATTGATCCAAGAATAAACGAAGCGGTAATTTGCGGGGTCAACAGGCCACACTTGGTAGCTTTAATATTTATTGACGGAAATTCAGAATTTCGGGAACTGTCTGAAAAAATAAAGTTGAGACTACCACAAGTGGGGGAGGGCATACACAAACTAAAGAATTTTGTGTTATTAAATAATACCGAATTGGAAATGACCCCAACAATGAAAATCAAAAAAAACTCTTTGCTTAAAAAGTTTGAGTTAACCGTTAATCAAATGTATCGATCAACATAG
- a CDS encoding S41 family peptidase yields the protein MQKRLVPVVIVLALTVGFLGGFYYQNWQSPVQLLNLVNKDYGQPRDVDFSLFWNVWDMLHNRYVDKSKLNTQDLVYGAIDGMVQKVGDPYTVFLKPKENEEFQQQIKGAFSGIGIEIGLRKNILTVISPIKDTPAARAGLMAGDKILKINDKPSEGMKLDEAVGLIRGQKGTKVTLVITRDGLEKAKEVEITRDIIKIPAIDWKLLDEEVAYLEIFTFNQNADAEFKKAAQEISDSKAEKIILDLRNNPGGLLDSSVNIAGYFLDANKIVTIERFGDGQENQFRTQPNGQLKNYPIIVLINKGSASASEILAGALKDNRGITIVGETSFGKGSVQEVLDLPQKASLKVTIAKWFTPNGISINENGIKPDIEVKRTEEDINADKDPQLDKAKELIKNLR from the coding sequence ATGCAAAAAAGATTAGTTCCGGTAGTAATAGTTCTTGCACTCACCGTTGGATTCTTGGGCGGTTTTTATTATCAAAATTGGCAATCTCCCGTTCAATTATTAAATCTTGTTAACAAAGACTACGGCCAACCGCGCGATGTGGATTTTTCTCTCTTTTGGAATGTGTGGGACATGCTGCATAATCGTTATGTAGACAAGTCAAAACTAAACACACAAGATCTGGTTTACGGGGCCATTGACGGTATGGTGCAAAAGGTTGGTGACCCTTATACGGTTTTCCTCAAACCCAAAGAAAATGAAGAGTTCCAACAGCAAATTAAAGGAGCATTCAGCGGTATTGGGATTGAAATTGGCCTTCGCAAAAACATTTTAACCGTCATTTCACCCATCAAAGATACGCCTGCGGCACGTGCCGGCCTCATGGCGGGAGATAAAATATTGAAAATAAATGATAAACCCAGCGAGGGCATGAAACTGGACGAAGCCGTCGGTTTGATACGCGGACAAAAAGGAACCAAGGTAACATTAGTGATTACTCGCGATGGTCTGGAAAAAGCTAAAGAAGTAGAAATTACCAGGGATATCATAAAAATACCGGCCATAGATTGGAAACTGTTAGACGAAGAAGTTGCTTATCTTGAAATTTTTACCTTCAATCAAAATGCTGATGCGGAATTTAAAAAAGCCGCGCAGGAAATCAGTGATTCAAAAGCTGAAAAAATTATACTTGACCTGCGTAACAATCCGGGTGGTTTGCTTGATTCGTCGGTAAATATTGCGGGGTACTTCTTGGATGCCAATAAGATTGTAACAATCGAAAGATTTGGCGATGGTCAAGAAAATCAATTCCGAACCCAACCGAACGGCCAACTTAAAAACTATCCGATTATTGTCTTGATAAACAAAGGTTCTGCTTCAGCGTCCGAGATTCTTGCAGGCGCCTTAAAAGATAACCGCGGAATTACGATTGTCGGAGAAACCAGTTTTGGCAAAGGATCGGTTCAGGAAGTACTGGATCTTCCACAAAAAGCCTCGTTGAAAGTTACTATTGCCAAATGGTTTACCCCAAACGGTATATCAATAAACGAAAACGGTATAAAGCCGGATATTGAGGTCAAACGAACTGAGGAAGACATTAACGCCGACAAAGACCCGCAGTTGGATAAGGCAAAGGAACTTATAAAAAACCTACGCTAG
- the rpmA gene encoding 50S ribosomal protein L27, which produces MAHTKAKSTTKLGRDSESKRLGVKLSDGQVAIPGNIIIRQRGSKVIAGSGTRMGSDDTIYAINTGKVKFSTKKKNNFDGSRRLVKIVSVV; this is translated from the coding sequence ATGGCGCATACAAAAGCTAAATCTACAACTAAGTTAGGCCGCGATTCCGAATCCAAACGCTTGGGCGTCAAGCTTTCAGACGGCCAGGTTGCTATTCCAGGCAACATTATTATCCGTCAGCGTGGCAGCAAGGTTATTGCTGGTTCGGGTACTCGCATGGGCAGTGATGATACTATCTATGCCATAAATACTGGCAAGGTTAAGTTTTCAACCAAAAAAAAGAACAATTTCGATGGCTCCAGACGATTGGTTAAAATTGTAAGCGTAGTATAG
- a CDS encoding glycosyltransferase family 2 protein, whose amino-acid sequence MNQSKVFIVILQYNNSQDTIRCLNSVKELDYQNYETIIVDNGSDVNAIDEVRNWIEKTGNTSSATCYFLLTTSYNSGYSGGNNLGIKHALEHGADYVLILNPDTTIRKDALSKLVEATESDQQIGIAGPAINEGNQIIYGGKIGWLKPELSHLVVELLSALSSSTTKYVVGACMLIKREVLEKIGLFDERYFLYFEDADYCLRAQKAGYKLKIVPEELIHHKQSSSTSSLGAPILLHYHYRNAHLFNCKNGPFWVKFSLPFWSFFIIIKQLTKIILRHNVEISKAILAGVLDFYKGRFGKINA is encoded by the coding sequence ATGAATCAATCTAAAGTTTTCATTGTCATCCTCCAATATAATAATTCTCAAGACACCATTAGGTGCCTTAATTCTGTTAAAGAACTGGACTATCAGAACTATGAGACAATTATAGTGGATAACGGCTCAGATGTCAATGCAATCGACGAGGTTAGAAATTGGATAGAAAAAACAGGCAATACAAGTTCTGCTACTTGTTACTTTTTACTTACTACTTCTTACAACTCTGGTTATTCTGGCGGAAATAATCTGGGTATCAAACATGCGTTAGAGCATGGCGCTGATTATGTCTTGATATTGAACCCCGATACGACAATTAGAAAGGATGCGTTATCAAAATTAGTAGAAGCAACAGAATCTGATCAGCAAATAGGCATTGCAGGACCCGCAATAAACGAGGGTAACCAAATAATTTATGGCGGCAAAATTGGCTGGCTAAAACCCGAACTTTCGCACTTAGTGGTTGAACTACTAAGTGCACTTAGTAGTTCAACCACTAAGTATGTTGTAGGAGCTTGTATGCTTATCAAACGAGAAGTTTTAGAAAAGATTGGATTGTTTGATGAACGCTATTTTCTCTATTTTGAAGATGCTGATTACTGCCTGCGCGCGCAAAAAGCGGGCTACAAGCTCAAAATTGTGCCTGAAGAACTGATTCATCATAAACAATCGTCGTCTACCTCATCATTGGGAGCACCCATATTACTCCACTACCACTACAGAAATGCTCACTTATTTAACTGTAAAAATGGGCCGTTTTGGGTTAAATTCTCCTTGCCATTTTGGTCATTTTTTATTATAATTAAACAGCTCACTAAAATTATATTGAGGCACAATGTTGAAATATCAAAAGCAATATTAGCTGGGGTATTAGATTTTTATAAAGGAAGGTTCGGAAAAATAAATGCTTAA
- a CDS encoding O-antigen ligase family protein — translation MAKTYRQIFGNYSTLNILFVSQPAVIALVASGILPRTVVPFWTIALAVYVLMASLENSTVFFVRSIPFFVAIPITAGFDSLNMWRIFSGLIFLKWFWVLKPKIMPRFSRSSFILLALLLLMILSISQAQSHVLAVKRIIYFVNLSMIGIVIYDLIRKNQDFCQRIIKNVAIPTIFVALVGMVQLVSTYFMDIFQFVDFWGGVVERNMYGNVWAETAIKANTWFAYFGNQLSLRMFSIFPDSHSFPIFMLLGLPAVMTIALKRVTEKSGNFKTMLQSRASVIIIFIPVIFLALILTGTRGIWAAGAASSVWAIFLIARHRMSCTPNITCRAVFAYISSFLVIFFLLFGVAYYIIASNQFMAEKDSTGLLAKRARSVLDISETSNARRIEIWKDSIRSIIKHPLLGVGIGNFPAVVGEDLARAKAGSSAHNLYLHIAAETGLPALILALWFLWLLLKKSHRNFLTSVTSYQLPIIIYFASLLIFLPWVLIYSLTDVAMFDERAFLLFAVTAAIISGTGKILPDNTLSNQ, via the coding sequence ATGGCAAAAACATACAGACAAATTTTTGGAAATTATTCGACCCTAAATATTTTATTTGTATCTCAACCCGCGGTGATCGCCTTGGTAGCAAGCGGGATTCTGCCGCGGACGGTTGTGCCTTTTTGGACAATTGCGCTTGCAGTTTATGTATTGATGGCGTCACTTGAAAACTCAACTGTATTCTTCGTCCGTTCAATTCCATTTTTTGTCGCCATCCCCATAACCGCCGGCTTTGATTCTCTAAATATGTGGCGTATTTTTTCCGGACTGATTTTTTTGAAATGGTTTTGGGTATTAAAACCAAAGATTATGCCCAGATTTTCACGCTCGTCTTTTATTCTCTTGGCCTTGTTATTGCTGATGATATTATCAATCTCTCAAGCACAAAGCCATGTTTTAGCAGTCAAAAGAATTATCTATTTTGTTAATCTTTCTATGATTGGTATTGTAATTTATGATTTAATTCGCAAAAACCAAGATTTTTGTCAGCGAATTATCAAAAATGTTGCTATACCTACGATATTTGTGGCTCTGGTCGGCATGGTTCAGCTTGTTTCTACATATTTTATGGATATTTTTCAGTTCGTAGATTTCTGGGGCGGCGTAGTAGAACGTAACATGTACGGCAATGTGTGGGCTGAAACGGCCATTAAAGCCAATACGTGGTTTGCTTATTTCGGCAATCAATTATCTTTGCGAATGTTCTCAATTTTCCCAGATTCACATTCTTTTCCCATATTTATGCTTTTGGGATTACCGGCAGTTATGACTATCGCTCTCAAACGAGTTACTGAAAAAAGTGGCAATTTCAAAACCATGCTACAGTCCCGCGCTTCTGTGATTATTATTTTTATTCCTGTAATTTTTCTAGCACTTATTCTCACTGGCACCCGCGGCATTTGGGCTGCCGGAGCCGCTTCTTCCGTTTGGGCCATTTTTCTTATTGCACGACATCGCATGTCGTGCACGCCCAACATCACATGTCGTGCAGTTTTTGCCTATATTAGTTCTTTCTTGGTTATTTTCTTTTTATTATTCGGCGTGGCATATTATATTATCGCCTCAAATCAGTTCATGGCAGAAAAGGATTCAACTGGTTTGCTTGCCAAACGCGCCCGCTCCGTTTTAGATATCTCCGAAACCTCCAATGCACGCCGAATTGAAATTTGGAAAGATTCAATCCGTTCAATAATAAAACACCCATTGCTGGGTGTCGGAATAGGAAATTTTCCGGCCGTGGTGGGGGAAGATTTGGCCAGAGCCAAGGCAGGTTCGTCAGCGCACAATCTTTACCTCCATATCGCCGCCGAAACGGGCTTGCCAGCATTAATTCTTGCGCTTTGGTTCCTTTGGCTTCTTCTGAAAAAATCGCATCGCAATTTTTTGACATCAGTTACTAGTTACCAGTTACCGATTATTATTTACTTCGCTTCCCTCCTAATTTTCCTCCCGTGGGTCTTGATCTATTCTTTAACAGACGTCGCAATGTTCGATGAACGCGCCTTTTTACTTTTCGCAGTAACTGCGGCGATAATTTCTGGGACTGGGAAAATTCTTCCGGATAACACATTATCAAACCAATAA
- a CDS encoding glycosyltransferase family 2 protein has product MPSKLVSINIVVHNGEKYIRRCLDSILEQSYSHEFIELNILDNNSTDSTREILKSGRWTVDGGQSPKFSLVESRENLGMWPGQEKLLEQSHGKYIIALSVDVILDKDFIKNAVEVMERDYQIGALQAKVYKYELDHNPIHGHRKTINGSCDDTEIIDTCGFKIFKSRRIVNIGHGETDSGQYNQKREIFAVEGAVPIFRRQALEDCRLESQNNQIIDRDYFWYGDDLDLAWRMRLFGWKQVYAPSVIAWHDRKTTKTLAGGWKEFIKIRKTIPMFKRRLDLRNTTLTIIKNDFTINLLRDLPHILWRQLRLGIYFLIFEPSVFLEFFKVAKLLPSMLKRRSEIMSKSNVTPEELRQWII; this is encoded by the coding sequence ATGCCAAGTAAATTAGTTTCTATAAATATTGTTGTCCATAATGGTGAAAAATATATTCGCCGGTGTTTGGATTCGATTTTGGAACAATCTTATTCGCATGAGTTTATTGAACTTAATATTTTAGATAACAATTCGACTGACTCCACAAGAGAAATTTTAAAAAGTGGACGGTGGACGGTGGACGGTGGACAGTCGCCCAAATTTTCGCTAGTAGAATCTAGAGAAAATTTGGGCATGTGGCCCGGCCAAGAAAAATTGCTTGAACAGAGTCACGGTAAATATATTATCGCACTCTCGGTAGACGTAATTTTGGATAAAGATTTTATTAAAAATGCCGTTGAAGTAATGGAACGGGACTACCAAATCGGAGCTCTCCAAGCAAAAGTCTATAAATATGAACTGGACCATAATCCAATCCATGGTCATCGCAAGACCATAAATGGGTCTTGTGATGACACCGAAATTATTGATACTTGTGGGTTTAAGATTTTTAAATCCCGCCGAATTGTAAATATTGGACATGGAGAAACTGATTCCGGACAATACAATCAAAAGCGTGAAATTTTTGCCGTAGAGGGAGCTGTACCGATTTTCCGCCGACAAGCACTGGAAGATTGCCGTTTAGAATCACAAAACAATCAAATTATAGACCGTGACTATTTCTGGTACGGCGACGATCTTGATCTGGCATGGCGGATGAGATTGTTCGGCTGGAAACAAGTTTACGCGCCAAGCGTCATTGCTTGGCATGATCGTAAAACTACCAAGACACTAGCCGGAGGATGGAAAGAGTTTATAAAAATCCGCAAAACTATCCCCATGTTTAAACGCCGCCTTGATTTGAGAAACACTACACTCACGATAATTAAAAATGATTTTACCATTAATCTCTTGCGAGATTTACCACATATTTTATGGCGGCAATTGCGGCTTGGGATATATTTTCTGATATTTGAACCATCGGTGTTTTTAGAATTTTTTAAGGTTGCCAAACTACTACCAAGTATGTTAAAAAGGAGAAGCGAAATAATGAGTAAAAGCAATGTAACACCCGAAGAATTACGCCAATGGATCATATGA
- the rplI gene encoding 50S ribosomal protein L9, which produces MKVIFLQNIKGVAQIGDIKNVADGYARNFLFIKNLAKPATADAEKQAEILKSKREKQYETGKEGALEFAKKLEGLTIEIQEDANEEGHLYGSVNEKKILAAVKEKGINLKEENINLPQHLKMLGEHEVEIELHPEVKSKIKILISANK; this is translated from the coding sequence ATGAAAGTAATTTTTTTGCAAAACATAAAAGGTGTAGCCCAAATAGGGGATATCAAGAATGTGGCTGATGGTTATGCCCGCAATTTTTTGTTCATAAAAAATTTGGCAAAACCCGCAACAGCCGATGCTGAAAAACAGGCAGAAATATTGAAGTCAAAACGCGAGAAACAATATGAAACAGGTAAGGAGGGGGCGCTAGAATTCGCCAAAAAACTGGAAGGTCTAACTATTGAAATCCAGGAAGATGCCAATGAAGAAGGGCATCTTTACGGTTCGGTTAATGAGAAAAAAATACTAGCGGCCGTCAAGGAGAAGGGGATAAACCTTAAAGAAGAAAATATAAACTTACCACAACATCTCAAGATGTTAGGTGAACACGAAGTTGAAATAGAACTGCACCCGGAAGTTAAAAGCAAAATTAAGATTTTAATTTCAGCTAATAAATAG
- a CDS encoding glycosyltransferase family 2 protein, with the protein MRKLTIIIVHHQTPELLKLCLKSLAETCKNIDLETIIIDSTISRQARDLVVEQYPEIKYLSFKENLGYARGVNTGIKNSNGKYILVLNPDVVVTDNAIIKMTDYMEKHPDIGMLGPRMLNFNGTHQNTYFGYYKPATILARRSFLGRFGRFKKVLDDFLVADADPSKIQTPDWIMGSAIMVSKEALEKVGGMDERFFMYFEDVDWARRFWHNDYKVVYYPEAIMYHYHQRESSSRLGLLDVIFNKKTRWHIASAIKFFWKYHNLQKIPLNK; encoded by the coding sequence ATGCGCAAGCTAACAATAATTATCGTCCACCATCAGACACCCGAACTTTTAAAGCTCTGCTTGAAATCGCTTGCGGAAACATGCAAAAACATAGACCTTGAAACTATTATTATTGACTCGACCATTTCACGTCAGGCAAGAGATTTGGTTGTTGAGCAGTATCCGGAAATAAAATATCTGTCATTTAAAGAAAATCTGGGTTATGCGCGGGGGGTTAACACGGGAATCAAGAACTCCAACGGCAAGTATATTTTAGTCCTTAACCCAGACGTGGTCGTTACTGACAACGCAATTATAAAAATGACTGACTATATGGAAAAACATCCAGACATTGGTATGCTTGGGCCGCGCATGCTCAATTTCAACGGAACCCACCAGAATACATATTTCGGTTATTATAAACCGGCCACAATACTTGCTCGGCGTAGTTTTCTGGGTAGATTCGGACGATTTAAAAAAGTCCTGGATGATTTTCTCGTGGCCGATGCCGATCCGTCCAAAATCCAAACACCGGACTGGATAATGGGCTCGGCTATAATGGTGAGCAAGGAAGCGCTTGAAAAGGTTGGCGGCATGGATGAAAGATTTTTTATGTATTTTGAAGATGTTGACTGGGCCAGAAGGTTTTGGCACAATGATTACAAGGTTGTGTATTACCCAGAGGCCATAATGTATCATTACCATCAGCGTGAATCCAGTTCGCGCCTGGGATTACTGGATGTGATATTTAATAAAAAAACGCGCTGGCATATCGCCAGTGCAATAAAGTTTTTTTGGAAATATCATAACTTACAAAAAATCCCACTGAATAAATAA
- a CDS encoding glycosyltransferase family 4 protein, with protein sequence MLKIGIECESIEGLESWGIGRIVKNLLEEISLRPELTSEFRFFLYFKSHIPKLPFLDNPIFVKKVSGVSSFSLYYYLLLPIKLWFEKLDLMFLPNYMLPILFLGKSLVMLTEDIYYEIHTSTLPFRYKLAYKIFAGWWTARHATKIMAISETSKKEMAQLFKINPTRIVVNQLGVDQPKPITNYQLPITNYILYVGQAFPRRHLRETMLAFELISSRFPDLKLVAIGKDKYNPPIIKTLVKEINNRIGKEKIIYKEYVSENELVQLYAHAKLLVYVSSKEAFGLPPLEALGHGVPAVVSDSEISHEIFGDNAFFVSNPDDPNSIAEAITKGLTNETKRQEIKNARQSILTKYTWQKHTDKFLEIIRP encoded by the coding sequence ATGCTTAAAATTGGCATAGAATGCGAATCTATTGAGGGTCTCGAGTCATGGGGGATCGGTAGAATCGTAAAAAATCTTCTTGAAGAAATATCACTAAGACCTGAACTCACCAGCGAGTTCAGATTTTTTCTTTATTTCAAATCACACATTCCCAAATTACCGTTTTTGGATAATCCTATTTTTGTAAAGAAAGTATCGGGAGTATCATCATTCAGCTTGTATTATTATTTACTTCTGCCAATTAAACTTTGGTTCGAAAAACTCGATCTAATGTTTTTGCCTAATTACATGCTTCCGATTTTATTTCTCGGCAAATCACTGGTTATGCTGACCGAGGATATTTATTACGAAATTCATACCAGTACATTGCCCTTCCGTTACAAACTTGCCTACAAAATCTTTGCCGGCTGGTGGACAGCAAGACACGCTACCAAAATTATGGCTATCTCCGAAACTTCAAAAAAAGAAATGGCTCAGTTGTTCAAAATAAACCCTACCCGCATTGTAGTAAACCAACTCGGTGTTGACCAACCCAAACCAATTACTAATTACCAATTACCAATTACCAATTACATTCTCTATGTCGGCCAAGCATTTCCAAGAAGACACCTGCGCGAAACCATGTTGGCTTTTGAATTAATATCATCACGCTTTCCAGATTTAAAATTAGTCGCAATCGGCAAAGATAAATATAACCCACCAATTATAAAAACACTTGTTAAAGAAATAAATAATCGTATCGGCAAAGAAAAAATAATTTATAAAGAATACGTCAGCGAAAATGAACTAGTCCAGCTTTACGCTCATGCTAAACTGTTAGTATACGTTTCTTCCAAAGAAGCCTTCGGCTTACCGCCACTTGAAGCGTTGGGACATGGCGTACCAGCGGTTGTGTCTGATTCTGAAATAAGCCATGAGATTTTTGGGGATAACGCCTTTTTTGTTTCTAACCCTGATGATCCCAATTCAATCGCCGAAGCAATTACGAAGGGATTAACCAACGAGACAAAACGACAAGAAATAAAAAATGCCCGTCAGAGCATTTTGACAAAATATACATGGCAAAAACATACAGACAAATTTTTGGAAATTATTCGACCCTAA
- a CDS encoding LCP family protein gives MDHMILPDNFQKLQSKKRWFKKPLFCIFLVLLIVVGYYVYQLGMVYNTISVENSSWWKSVAGIFNIGDESKPTIDPNPIPRQEPDRLDILILGIRGEDEIAIEEEGGLLTDTIMVTSIDKVTQKAATISIPRDLYMDMSAEIQNGKNIKLKGRINEVYERGLENGGGLTLAKQIISRITGIYIDNVVVVDFNAFKEIVNNLGGIDVYLAKPFEEKNQWGYEFFLPAGDNHLDGEQALYYARSRYSTSDFDRARRQQEIIKIIKNKALSLGFLSNPVKVTSLLSDLKDNIRTDFQIWDVGDLLSLANTFSSKNKAKNYVITTENLVYETKTEKGEYILLPKEANFEGIKNLFKNILTD, from the coding sequence ATGGATCATATGATACTGCCGGATAATTTTCAAAAATTGCAATCAAAAAAACGATGGTTTAAAAAACCATTATTTTGTATTTTTCTGGTTTTATTGATTGTTGTCGGTTATTATGTGTATCAATTGGGGATGGTGTATAACACGATCTCCGTAGAAAATAGCTCCTGGTGGAAAAGTGTAGCTGGTATTTTTAATATCGGCGACGAGTCTAAACCGACAATTGACCCCAACCCGATACCCAGACAAGAGCCGGATCGTCTGGATATTTTGATTTTGGGCATAAGAGGAGAAGATGAAATAGCCATTGAAGAAGAGGGCGGCTTGCTTACTGACACGATAATGGTAACGAGTATTGATAAGGTAACACAAAAAGCTGCAACCATTTCCATACCACGCGACCTTTATATGGACATGTCAGCAGAAATACAGAATGGCAAAAACATAAAATTAAAGGGGAGGATAAATGAGGTTTATGAGAGAGGATTGGAAAATGGCGGCGGGCTAACTTTGGCTAAACAAATAATATCAAGGATTACTGGCATCTACATTGATAATGTCGTGGTCGTTGATTTTAATGCATTCAAGGAGATAGTAAACAATCTTGGCGGTATTGATGTTTACCTTGCCAAACCGTTTGAAGAAAAAAATCAGTGGGGTTATGAGTTCTTTCTGCCGGCCGGAGACAATCATTTAGACGGCGAGCAAGCACTGTATTATGCCCGGTCCAGGTATTCAACAAGCGATTTCGACAGGGCAAGACGACAACAAGAAATAATTAAGATCATTAAGAATAAAGCACTGTCTTTGGGATTTTTGTCCAATCCGGTTAAAGTAACTTCTCTGCTTTCCGATCTAAAAGATAACATACGCACCGACTTTCAAATTTGGGATGTCGGCGATTTGCTTTCACTGGCAAATACCTTTAGTTCTAAAAATAAAGCAAAAAATTATGTAATTACCACGGAAAATTTAGTCTATGAAACCAAAACCGAAAAAGGCGAATATATATTATTACCCAAAGAAGCAAATTTTGAAGGAATTAAAAATCTGTTTAAAAATATTCTAACTGATTAG